A single window of Caldicellulosiruptor bescii DSM 6725 DNA harbors:
- a CDS encoding ISLre2-like element ISCbe4 family transposase, translated as MTENIVSKIEELLKTFEEGLEKIVKREKDLAEYSIELKKQLDLIGKEMIKEACELIDESLKENEERKKRYEVVRRDKRGLKTIFGDIEYERTYYKDKEGKGYVYLVDIVLGIERYQRIDNAVKGAIIERVVDMSYEKAAKEVLGEDRISRQSVMNILKGIDSKELDEIQHSKSVKGEKKVVKELYIEADEDHISLQNGKKEIAKLAYINTGYKEEKGVVIRKELKDLHYFSSVKEDADDFWAKVGKYIEENFEVEKIENIYLLGDGANWIKKGLEWIDGAEFVLDKFHLTKEIMKIAGGDRKLFNEILKALREKDREGFEALVKEKMEEVKEDELAKRRIKKGRRYILSHWDNIVLEAANVNIKGCSAEGHVSHVLAERMSSRPRGWSEDIAETMVKLLSLKYNGFELMNVYLEKIKAKKSERQEVKEIAKGIIKNGKRVRKGTEKWNNIPVIANGKVNQLRRALKSLISCSFYNAGIF; from the coding sequence ATGACTGAAAATATTGTATCAAAAATAGAAGAACTTTTAAAGACTTTTGAGGAAGGATTAGAGAAGATAGTGAAAAGGGAGAAGGATTTAGCGGAATATTCAATTGAACTTAAGAAGCAGTTAGACCTGATAGGCAAGGAGATGATAAAGGAAGCATGTGAACTTATAGATGAATCATTGAAAGAAAACGAAGAGAGGAAGAAGAGGTATGAAGTTGTGAGGAGAGACAAGAGGGGTTTAAAGACAATATTTGGTGATATTGAATATGAGAGAACATATTACAAAGATAAGGAAGGCAAAGGATATGTTTATTTAGTTGATATAGTTTTAGGGATAGAGAGATATCAAAGGATAGACAATGCGGTAAAGGGAGCGATAATAGAGAGAGTAGTAGACATGTCATATGAGAAGGCAGCAAAGGAAGTATTAGGGGAGGATAGGATTAGTAGACAAAGTGTAATGAATATTTTGAAAGGGATAGATAGTAAAGAATTAGATGAAATCCAGCATAGCAAGAGTGTAAAAGGAGAGAAGAAAGTTGTAAAAGAGCTTTATATCGAGGCGGATGAAGACCATATTTCATTACAGAATGGGAAGAAAGAGATAGCGAAGCTTGCTTACATAAATACGGGATATAAGGAAGAGAAGGGCGTTGTTATTAGGAAGGAATTAAAGGATTTGCATTATTTTAGCAGTGTAAAAGAGGATGCAGATGATTTTTGGGCAAAAGTGGGTAAGTATATTGAAGAGAATTTTGAAGTTGAGAAGATAGAAAACATATATCTTTTAGGAGATGGAGCTAATTGGATAAAGAAGGGATTAGAGTGGATAGATGGAGCGGAATTTGTATTAGATAAGTTTCACTTAACGAAGGAGATAATGAAAATAGCAGGAGGGGATAGAAAATTATTTAATGAGATTTTGAAAGCATTAAGAGAGAAGGATAGAGAGGGATTTGAGGCATTAGTAAAAGAAAAGATGGAGGAGGTAAAAGAAGATGAGTTAGCTAAGAGGAGGATAAAGAAGGGAAGGAGATACATACTTTCGCACTGGGATAATATAGTATTAGAAGCAGCGAATGTTAATATAAAGGGATGTAGTGCAGAAGGGCATGTAAGTCATGTATTAGCAGAGAGGATGAGTTCAAGACCAAGAGGATGGAGCGAAGATATAGCGGAGACCATGGTAAAGTTATTGAGTTTAAAATATAATGGTTTTGAACTTATGAATGTATATTTAGAGAAGATAAAAGCCAAGAAGTCAGAAAGGCAAGAAGTTAAAGAAATAGCAAAAGGAATTATAAAGAACGGGAAAAGAGTACGAAAAGGTACGGAAAAGTGGAATAATATACCAGTTATAGCAAATGGTAAAGTTAACCAGTTACGAAGAGCATTAAAGTCTTTGATTAGTTGTAGCTTCTATAATGCAGGTATATTCTGA
- a CDS encoding energy-coupling factor transporter ATPase: MSAFIEFKNVSFSYVSSDGTKTPALIDINLKIERGEFVAILGLNGSGKSTLAKLINGLLIPEKGDVIVDGMNTKDTEKIWNIRRKCGYIFQNPDNQLVASIVEEDVAFGPENLGMPREKIRKAVDSALLAVEMIEYKNHATYKLSGGQKQRVAIAGVLAMKPECIILDEPTSMLDPKGRKEVIATIQRLNKEERKTIVLVTHNIDEMILSQRSIVLDKGRIKFDGSFLELLKLDWFYEMGFDMPQILKLSIELRKRGVKINKEIWSVDEMERFLCSLK, translated from the coding sequence ATGAGCGCTTTTATAGAGTTTAAAAATGTGAGCTTTTCGTATGTAAGCTCTGATGGGACAAAAACACCAGCTTTGATTGATATAAATCTTAAGATAGAAAGAGGAGAATTTGTTGCGATATTGGGGCTAAATGGTTCTGGCAAATCAACCCTTGCAAAACTAATAAACGGTCTTTTAATTCCAGAAAAAGGCGATGTGATTGTAGATGGTATGAATACAAAAGATACAGAAAAAATCTGGAATATCAGAAGAAAGTGCGGATATATATTTCAAAACCCTGACAACCAGCTTGTTGCATCAATTGTTGAAGAAGATGTTGCATTTGGACCTGAAAACTTAGGAATGCCGAGAGAAAAGATAAGAAAAGCTGTTGATAGCGCACTTTTGGCTGTTGAAATGATAGAGTATAAAAATCATGCCACATACAAACTGTCTGGTGGGCAAAAACAGAGGGTTGCAATTGCTGGTGTTCTGGCGATGAAACCAGAGTGCATCATATTGGATGAGCCAACCTCTATGCTTGACCCAAAAGGAAGAAAAGAGGTTATAGCTACTATACAGAGACTTAATAAGGAAGAGAGAAAGACCATTGTTTTGGTCACACACAATATCGACGAGATGATCTTGAGCCAAAGAAGCATTGTGCTGGATAAAGGACGTATAAAGTTTGATGGTTCTTTTCTTGAGCTATTAAAGCTTGACTGGTTTTATGAGATGGGTTTTGACATGCCACAAATTTTGAAGCTCTCAATTGAACTTAGAAAAAGAGGTGTAAAGATTAATAAGGAAATCTGGTCGGTTGACGAAATGGAGAGATTTTTATGTTCATTGAAATGA
- a CDS encoding YdcF family protein, which produces MRKFLKISLCTLATVILIFAVTEASIIIFGISAKPKKSDCIIVLGCAVYGDFPSPFFRERLNRAFELYKNGYARYIIVCGAKGPGENISEAEAGKRYLVEMGVLPEFVLKEDKSFSTYENLLYSKRIMNKKGFKSAIIVSNMFHLERAHLIAKKLKINSSFSGVYVKQYLHEEYYGFVRESVAVWYEILKTLTSF; this is translated from the coding sequence ATGAGAAAGTTTTTAAAAATTTCGCTTTGCACTTTGGCTACTGTTATTTTGATATTTGCAGTTACGGAAGCATCAATAATTATTTTTGGCATTTCTGCAAAGCCTAAAAAGTCAGACTGTATTATTGTTTTGGGCTGTGCAGTTTATGGCGATTTTCCAAGTCCGTTTTTTCGAGAAAGACTTAACAGAGCTTTTGAACTTTATAAAAATGGGTATGCAAGATACATAATTGTCTGTGGTGCAAAAGGGCCGGGTGAAAACATTTCTGAAGCTGAGGCAGGCAAGAGGTATCTTGTAGAAATGGGAGTTTTGCCTGAGTTTGTTTTGAAGGAAGATAAATCTTTTTCGACATATGAAAATTTGTTGTATTCAAAAAGGATTATGAACAAGAAAGGTTTCAAAAGCGCTATAATTGTTTCAAATATGTTTCACTTAGAAAGAGCACATTTGATTGCTAAAAAATTAAAAATAAATTCTTCTTTTTCAGGTGTATATGTAAAACAATATTTGCATGAAGAATACTATGGTTTTGTGCGCGAAAGTGTAGCTGTGTGGTATGAGATTCTCAAAACTCTTACATCTTTCTGA
- a CDS encoding energy-coupling factor transporter transmembrane component T family protein — protein sequence MVDFVIGQYIKKDSFVHRLDPRTKIIVLFFFCISIFVVNNFYGYIFLFALILLWILLSKVNPLILLRGTKPVFILILITVVFNLFMTQGKPVIKILGLVITDRGIILSIFLVIRLLLLIFATSLLTLTTSPIEITDALEVLLKPLKNVKFPVHEISMMMSIALRFIPTIYEEADKIMKAQMSRGADFETGGLIKKAKSLLPLLIPLFISAFKRADELAIAMEARCYRGSEGRTKLKKLEFGIPDYISFVVCGILIILAIVVR from the coding sequence ATGGTTGACTTTGTGATTGGTCAGTATATAAAAAAAGATTCATTTGTGCACAGGCTTGACCCAAGGACAAAGATAATAGTGCTATTCTTTTTTTGTATCTCAATATTTGTGGTAAATAACTTTTATGGATATATATTTTTGTTTGCCTTAATACTTCTATGGATTTTGCTCTCAAAAGTAAACCCGCTTATACTTTTGCGCGGAACAAAACCTGTATTTATATTAATCCTTATAACAGTAGTTTTTAATCTTTTTATGACTCAAGGAAAACCTGTGATAAAGATATTAGGGCTTGTTATAACCGACAGAGGTATTATACTTTCTATCTTTTTAGTAATTCGACTTTTGCTGCTCATTTTTGCAACAAGCCTTCTTACTCTCACAACATCGCCAATTGAAATAACAGATGCTCTGGAAGTGTTATTAAAACCTCTAAAAAATGTGAAATTTCCTGTTCATGAAATCTCTATGATGATGTCAATTGCCTTAAGGTTTATACCAACCATCTACGAAGAGGCTGACAAGATTATGAAGGCTCAAATGTCAAGAGGTGCTGATTTTGAAACAGGGGGATTAATAAAAAAAGCAAAGTCGCTTTTGCCGCTTTTGATTCCACTTTTTATTTCAGCTTTCAAAAGAGCAGATGAGCTTGCAATTGCGATGGAGGCGCGCTGCTACAGAGGTTCAGAAGGTCGCACAAAGCTCAAAAAACTTGAGTTTGGAATTCCTGACTATATTTCGTTTGTTGTATGTGGGATTTTAATCATACTTGCGATTGTTGTGAGGTGA
- a CDS encoding energy-coupling factor transporter ATPase, translating to MFIEMKNVDFIYGYKTPFEKKALENINLSITKGEFIGIIGKTGSGKSTLVQLMNGLLVPQIGDVVVDGINTKDKKKAKEIRKRVGLVFQYPEYQLFEETVYKDIAFGPQNLGFSEDEVKRRVKEVCELLEIPKELLEKSPFELSGGQKRRVAIAGILAMDPDCIILDEPTAGLDMRGRKRIFNIIERLHKEAKKTIILISHSLEDVAVLSERVIILSKGKVHFDGPKHQAFENIELLEKSGLLPPDILYLQHRLKLKGFKIDRFEYSIENVADMIVKNLAFKREGEML from the coding sequence ATGTTCATTGAAATGAAAAATGTAGACTTTATATATGGCTACAAAACACCATTTGAAAAAAAGGCGCTTGAAAATATAAACCTATCAATAACAAAGGGAGAGTTTATTGGAATTATTGGCAAAACTGGTTCGGGCAAATCTACTTTGGTTCAGCTGATGAACGGGCTTTTGGTGCCGCAGATAGGTGATGTTGTTGTTGATGGTATAAATACAAAGGATAAAAAGAAGGCAAAGGAAATTCGAAAAAGAGTTGGGCTTGTGTTTCAATACCCTGAATATCAGCTATTTGAGGAGACAGTTTACAAAGACATAGCGTTTGGTCCTCAAAACCTTGGATTTTCTGAAGATGAAGTAAAAAGAAGGGTAAAAGAGGTGTGTGAGCTTTTAGAGATACCCAAAGAGCTTTTAGAAAAATCGCCGTTTGAACTTTCGGGTGGTCAAAAACGAAGGGTTGCAATTGCAGGAATACTTGCAATGGACCCAGATTGTATAATTCTTGATGAACCAACAGCCGGGCTTGATATGCGTGGTCGAAAAAGGATTTTTAATATCATAGAAAGACTTCACAAAGAAGCAAAAAAGACAATAATTTTGATTTCACACAGCTTAGAAGATGTTGCAGTGCTCAGTGAGAGGGTTATTATTCTGAGCAAAGGCAAAGTTCATTTCGATGGTCCCAAACATCAGGCTTTTGAGAATATAGAGCTTCTTGAAAAAAGTGGACTTTTGCCACCTGACATTCTTTATCTCCAACACAGATTAAAACTTAAGGGTTTTAAGATTGACAGGTTTGAATACAGTATTGAAAATGTTGCTGATATGATTGTGAAAAATCTTGCATTCAAAAGAGAAGGTGAAATGCTATAA
- the truA gene encoding tRNA pseudouridine(38-40) synthase TruA encodes MRNILLTIEYDGTGYFGWQKQPNKKTIQGTIEEAIKKLTGEEVNLIGSGRTDRGVHALNQKANFKTSSKIPTDKFPLALNSVLPGDISIKDAVEAPLDFSARYSARQKTYKYLIYNKKSRPALLRNYAYYYPYQLDVDAMQRACEYFIGEYDFKSFCSADSEAKTTIRRVYNAYLTFENECIAIYITANGFLYNMARIIAGTILDVGAGKLKPMDIPLIIESKDRTKAGKTLPPWGLYLVDVVY; translated from the coding sequence TTGAGAAACATTCTTTTGACTATAGAATATGATGGCACAGGATATTTTGGGTGGCAAAAGCAGCCCAATAAAAAAACCATTCAGGGAACTATTGAAGAGGCTATAAAGAAGTTGACAGGAGAAGAGGTAAACTTGATTGGTTCTGGAAGAACAGACAGAGGTGTTCATGCTTTAAATCAAAAAGCTAATTTCAAAACAAGCAGCAAAATTCCAACAGACAAGTTTCCGCTTGCCTTAAATTCTGTCCTGCCTGGCGATATATCTATAAAAGACGCGGTTGAGGCGCCTTTAGATTTTTCTGCGCGATACAGTGCAAGGCAGAAGACTTATAAGTATCTTATTTATAACAAAAAAAGCCGTCCTGCGCTTTTGAGAAACTATGCGTATTATTATCCATACCAGCTTGATGTTGATGCCATGCAAAGAGCATGTGAATACTTTATAGGGGAGTATGACTTTAAAAGTTTTTGTTCTGCTGATTCTGAAGCAAAGACAACCATAAGGCGTGTATACAATGCATATTTGACCTTTGAAAATGAGTGCATTGCAATATATATAACAGCCAATGGCTTTCTTTACAACATGGCAAGGATTATCGCAGGAACAATCTTAGATGTGGGAGCAGGAAAATTAAAACCAATGGATATTCCGCTTATAATAGAAAGCAAAGACAGAACCAAGGCAGGAAAGACCTTGCCACCATGGGGACTTTACCTTGTGGATGTTGTTTACTGA